ttgatgttgaagatgacaagaatcaagtgctctctaactcaaatatgcaagctaggggttctcatgatcaagttcaagcaagtactagtgatgacaaagtgcatgatcaacaacaagtggctagttcatcatctcaaccaagtgatcaacaaaatgcaagcaatcaagtgcaagtgcttcaaccaaccaatgttgcaagagatcatccattggacactataattggtgatatttcaagaggtgtgcaaactagatcaagattggtttcattttgtgagcatttctcatttgtgtcatccattgaacctaagaagatagatgaagctttgaaggatgttgattgggtcaatgctatgcataaagagctaaacaacttcacaagaaaccaagtatgggagttagttgagaggcctaaggatcataatgtgattggaaccaagtgggttgtttggaacaagcaagatcaagatgggatactaataaggaacaaagcaagattagtggctcaaggttacactcaagttgaaggtcttgactttggagaaatatatgccctagttgcaagattggaagcaattaggatcttgttagcctatgcttgtgcccacaacatcaagttgtaccaaatgggtgtgaagagtgcatttctcaatgggtatatcaatgagcttgtgtatgttgagcaacctcctggttttgaagatgaaaagaaacccaaccatatttgccagttgagaaaggctttatatggattgaaacaagcaccaagagcatggtatgagagattgagggatttcctactctctaagagattcaaaatgggaaaggttgacgccactctcttcactaagaagcctggaaatgacttgtttgtaatacaaatctatgttgatgatatcatatttgggtcaacaaatcaagatttttgtgaagagtttggcaagatgatggcaagtgagtttgagatgtccatgattagagagcttagttacttccttggtcttcaaatcaagcaaatgaagaatggcacatttgtgagttaaggaaagtatatcaaggacatgctcaagaagtttggaatggatgatgctaaagctattagtacaccaatggggacaagtggaagcttggatagtgatgctagtggcaacatggtggatcaaaagatgtatcggtctatgattggaagcctactcttgtgactgcatcaaggacggatgtgatgtttagtgtatgtatgtgtgctagatttcaagcctcaccaagagaaagtcatttgaaggcaacaaagagaatattgaggtacttgaagcatacacaaaatgttggattgtggtatcccaaaggagcaagatttgagtatattggatattcggactccgattatgcgggatgcaaagttgagagaaagagcacatcgggcacatgtcaactattggaaagatcacttgtgtcttggtcatcaaagaagcaaaatagtgtagcactttcaaacaccgaagcggagtacatttcggccggtagttgttgtgctcaattactttggatgaaggctactttgaatgactttgaaatcaaattcaagcaagtgccattgctatatgacaatgagagtgcaatcaagttaaccaacaatccagttcaacatgcaagaacaaagcacatagatgtccgccatcatttcataagagatcaccaacaaaaaggggacatttgcattgagagtgtgggcactgaagatcaacttgtcgatatcttcaccaagccacttgatgagaagaggttttgcaaaccaaggaatgaattgaacatacatgacttctccaatatgtgttgatgcacccccccccccattatatgacatgcctctccttcaagcaaagcaaggtaaagttgattgacatgtcatacatccattgctaaggacttgtttagtgcatctagtcattcctatcatgtcctaggctcattcatgaaaatcaaatgaatttgatgcttgtatggtaccactattgcttgtatgtttgaaatgatctagtggtagcatatgacatgtttgtgggcttgtaaacctagtgtttgatctagaaaataagctataagtgtttaactcaacatggtacaagataacccttatttggaggtgtgaagaagcttgtccttggatcaaactaagttaaatatcttttgcaagtaatctagattgaaccaaattgggaaaatgatcctcatttcacatggtttcaccccaacctatctataatttgagctcacctttttgtgctaattgttgacaaagggggagagaaattcacaaagatagtaaaatAGGAGGAGCAATcaaatgaaaacaaatgaaatgacattgtaaggggatcaatcaaaaatgCAAACAAGtatggggagcaagctcataaacttgtatgttgcatttgaatgtgcatttcatatatttgcttgcatggcacaagttttaaatttcaatatccatgcttgtgtggtgtatgctagttatatgcttgaatggtgaaatgaaaaactagcatgcataggctaaagtaactagacttatgttcattttatggaaactagacccttgcttgtaatgttgatctcatggggtattctagtttttgtgtatgtctagttactaatggtgctaaggatggtatattggtgcactccgattggtatcacgcttcaaaggtctatctcttatatcttagcatcatttggtagacattgtctcctatattcccaatctaagcatatgtgcaagcttcaatccaaactcttagcacatttgtagggggagcaattgctaccatatgggattcatgaaacttgtccatatccttttacacatggtaaatatgcttgggcaagcaacatggattcaattaaatctcaattcatatctttgtgtaagggttgtcatcaattaccaaaaagggggagactggaagctctagtttggttttggttaattgatgaaaccctaaatgctaaccttgtttattaaagtgattatgagataggtagcactattccaagtggtgaagcaaatgaagattatgacatgatgatggtgatctatggtgatgatcaagtgcttggacttggaaaaggagaatggaaaacaaaaggctcaaggcaaaggtataagtggtaggagcctttttgtttcgatgatcaagacacttagcgagtgtgatcacatttaggttcgatagccatactattaagaggggtgaaactcgtatcaaaatacagttatcaaagtgccactagatgctctagctcattgcatatgcatttaggatctagtggagtgctaacaaccttgaaaatgtttgtgaaaatatgctaacacacatgcacgaaggtgatacacattgtgtttagcacttgggagcaagggtttgaaactccaccggcgccctatacagaaaagataggattttatagagtgaccggacactggtcacgtagtgaccggacgctggggtcctgcgtccggtcagtggctcaCAGTGAAGTCcaccctcggtctcttgaccggacgctaagttCAAAAGTAACCGAACTCTAgctgaacactgttcagcgtccggtcatgctgatgtggcagcgcacagagatGAGGGAGAATGATCGGACGCTCAGTGAGTCTGATCGGGCGTGACCAGACACGCCCGGtcgtgactggtaccttactagaaacgaccggacgctggggccgtgcatccggtcactttcaagCAGCGCGTCCGATCATAACTTagatgtactgatgaccgttgagattgggcgatccgcgtttgaagcaggggacatgtggcgtgtatCGTGagaccagatgctggggtcctgcgttcggtcgatctgaccggcatgTCTGGTCGCCCCGACTTTTCAAAGAACAGAGAGCtaatggctctattcgtgggggctctctatttaagccccatggccggctcaagctcactctcttggccatttacattgacatagcaaccttgtgagcttagccaaagccctcccactcatctccatcattgattcatcatctttgtgagattgggagagaatcaaagtgcattgcttgagtgattgcatctagaggcacttggtattcgtgtttcgctacgggattcacttgtttctcttggtggttgccaccacctagatggcttgaagcagcgaggatcatcgagcggaggttggtgattgtctcttgctctgatcgtggtgattgtgaggggtcttgtgccttccccgacggtgcgccaaaaggtaactctagtggattgctcgtgccattgagttacctcacttgtgggtaggttcttgcggtgtcctattatgtggacgaggttcctgcaacacctcttagccgctgaaccaccaagtgttggtcgacacaacagggactagcgtgccggcaaccacgtgaacctcgggagaaaaattggttgtctcttgccctttggtattctcccggtgattgatttagtattcgtcttatgattggttcactcctctacacggcggtataatcaccctactcactcatttatattcttgcaaagtagttgtagcaagctctttagtgtagctagaattgagagcttgctttgtagtttaagttcatctagtggagctctttagtgagtagtgacatagaaagttgtgtgtttagtgatcatagcaactagaattgttggataggtggcttgcaacccttatagagctagagcaagtttgcatttcgcttttggttatactaatcaaattgctctagttggtttgtagatttttaaataggctattcaccccccccctctagtcatattaggacctttcacatgcttCGCCACTAATCCTAGTGCTCCCACCTGCCACCACCCACCACTAGAGAAGAAGGTTGGGGGTTTGGGTTTCTCAACTTACCGACAACTCTAGAAGCGATTTTGGGTTCCTTCATGACACTAGAGCGAGCGGCGGCCCAATAGTGCGATGGGGTCATTGTCGAATCTGTGGGGAGGCAAGAGGGTGCTAGCCAAGGTTGGTGGCAAGGGCGTAGTGATGTGAGTGATCGTTGATGACCTTGTGATTAGGGGAGGGTGGGATCGAGGCGACAACAAGCAGGAGGGGTGGTGAGGTAGTGGGAGCCACTAATGGTGGAAGTGCGAGGGTATTGGGACAGAGGAGGGGTGCACAAGGAAGATGGGACATACAAGGGCAGCACTCCAGAAGAAGAGATCGACTGGGCACAAACAACAAGGGTTGCATGCTCATCGAAGGCATGACCGGTTGTGCTTTAACTCTTCCCATACATAAGGCAAGAACATTAGGTTGTTGTACAAGAAAATTTAAGATATCCAGCTAGATACTACTAGTTACTAGTTATGTTGTAGATCTATGAGTAACATGTTTGTGTGCGTGAAGCTTAGCTTGATGATGTAAATAGCGGGTGTGGCAATCCCTCAACGACAGATTGTGTAGTTAATACCAACTGTCCACCACTCGAATTTCTTTTATGGGAGATACTAGTGCCTGGACGTTCGGACAGAAGTGTGCATCCGAACGCCCGCTCCTTCTACCTGACACCCTCCTCTCTCGCGCGAGTCCGGACGCTCACAAAAAATGCCATGCCCGTCGCTCCTTCcccctgaccccctcctctctctccgcgaGTCCAGACGCCTGCGCTTCCTCCCCGCGCCCACCGCTCCTTCTCCTTGAACCCCCTCCTCTATCTCCACGCGGGAGCTAGGATAGGGACGAGCATGCCCCATCCGCACGACCCTAGGTGCACCGTGCACCTCGACCGCTGGCCCCCAGAATGCCCCGTCTATCGGCCCTGGCTCGCTACGCCCCATCCTTTGGCGCCCGGGCCATGCCCCCATGATTCTCTACCTCTGaaatatgaaacacttggatgcaacatacgtctgaaacagataaaatatttggaacatacacttgaaacatatgtgtgaaacatatgcaacatccaaataaaacacttgcaacttgcaacatgaaaacactgatttgcaacataagactaaaacagctgaaacattttgaacatactcttgcaacatatgtgtgaaacatatacaacacccagatcaaaacacttgcaacatacgtctgaaaacatatgaaacattttgaacaaacgcttgcaacatgcctctaaaacacttacaacatcccgatctacttttgcaacatccatatgagaCACTCGCAACATACcaataaaacatctgaaacacttgaaacatgcatttgcatAATAGGGGAAGGGGGCCGGGCCCGGTCGATTCCGGCCTCAGGGTGGGAGCCAACGGcgtgcgagcaccaccagcatggGTCGCGCTCGTGGGTTCCCTTGGCTCGGCCGGGACTGACCTAAGGCGCGCGACGGCAGCTCCAGTACCAGCTAAGGCGAGCGACGTGGAGCGAGCGGCCCGACCAGCAGAGGTGGGCGCACGCGACGGGCAAGAGATAGGAGCAAGCAGCGCAGGTAGAGCGCGCGTGTGACGGGGCAAGAGACGGCAGCAGCCAGGCAGAGTGGGGCACGCGGCATCTGGATGGAAGGACGCTCGTGTGGGAGCATTACAGTTCTTTTAAACCTTTATTAGGTAAATAATACTAGACTTTGTAAGAATGTGTATCGGTAGCATCAACGAACATGAAAACCATCAACGTAgggcctttttttttttcttcggCTCCATGATCAACTTCATTGGTGGATTTAAAACTGTTTCGTTGAAAATATTTAGTAAACTAACTTCTCACGGTAGATAAAAGAGTTGTTTATAATACCCTTaatctttttttcttcatttattATATCCttaatctttttttcttttcttcatttATTTTCTTTCTTCCTGTTCTTCTCTGCTTTCTTCCTTGTCCACAGGAGGCACTCCGGCTTCCCTCGCCCAAAGGTTCTTCCATACCGGCAGCCCTCGGGACCTGCGCCGCGGTGGCCGATGTCTCCACGGCCCTACATCCAGGCTCTCCGGCAGCCTCGCGACTCCATGCCCCGACACCCCAGTGACCAGCGTCTCTGTGGTCCTGTGCCCCCGTGCCCAGGCTCCCCGGCGACCCCGCGGCTCCATGGCCCGGCGGCGCCGCACCCCAGTTGGCCTCACCCGCGCAAGGGCATTTCAGAGGACCGCATGCATGGACAAGAAGCCGAgtggaagttttttttttccctCACTGTCCAGAGAGCAAAAATTGCAGGTGAAGCGGGGCGGAGCGGCGTCATTCGGACTCGTTTGGTTGGCGACAAGGCGAAGCTACTTCTAGAGCGGCTCCAGAAGCACTACCAAGCGCGGCCTTAAGTAGCCTAACAAGAGTTTTCATGGTCTTAAAACTTTAAAAGTATCCACATGCATGAGAGATTCCATAATTGATCACTAGTCATGTTCGAAACCTTGTCACACTCTCTCTGTTTCATTTTAATCGTATCCGTCACACAACGAAAGTCCAAAGATATTTCAGAAAAAGTTTGAGCAAGACAATAAGACATGGATACAGGTCAACAAAACTCAGCAATGCATACATCAACTCAGCAGTTAAGCAATAAGGCCGAAGATATGTTTGTCAAGCATACAAATACTGCTCAAATGAAGCAAGTTCACGGCAGTGCGCTTTCTTCAAGGATAACACAATTGGACAAGGAATCAACAACGTTAGTACTAATAGCAAGAGAGATCCATGTACATGGACTCTGTTTCAAAGGCATCACCTAGGCATCCAGGCATACCTAGCTCACCTTCGGGACACCTGGTCCCCTTTGAAACCATGTACATGAAGTCGAATCAACCTAGACATAGATTATCAAGGCCTAAAAGGAATTGGACAATCTTTTTTACAGCTTACAAGACATGGAAGCTGCAAAATAGCATTAGATGAACAAAAGCGAGATTGATAATATAAGGCAGCACTTAAGTTACAGGTAGATGGTCCAAGCAGGTGACTAGAGACTCTATCTTCACCCATCACGAACCACATTACAAGACAGAAGAATAGAATATAGCATCCCTGTGGCTCCAATTTCTACTCCAAAGTCTTCATTTCATCTAAGCTGAAACCTGAGCAATGTGAACATAGGAATAAGATCCAAGGGGAATAGAGTAAGAAATTAGAAATTATCTAGCCATGGGCACGGTTGAGGGTTGACCACATATTTTCGTTTGATTAAACTTCAGAACAATGCAGTTATGCCAAAGTTGGGTAAATGTTCTATTAAAATGAAGTTAGTGTTAGGCTGTTAGCTCTCATGATTATTAGATCAATTTCTACCAGTGCTCACCTAATCATTTCCACCACAAACCCTAGTAGCAGAAACAACGATTCAGCTCATTATGAGAATACAATGGATTAAAAATACAAAACCTAGCAGATAAAGTAGACTTTGAAGCCAATAATTAAACAAATAAACCAAACAAAAAGTAAATTGGATATGACAGTATTGGCAATTTTTATCTCACAATATTCTCGGATACTTCATAACTCACAGAAAGAACTGACACacagaaatgaaaaaaaaataaacattTGATTGATCATACAGAACTACAGCCTTTTTGAACTGGTAACAACATAATTTCACATATGGCAGCCGGAGCAAGGGAAAAACTAGAACAAAACGAGAATTCATGGCAGAGAGTTGAAATTCATCTATAAATTGGCACCTTAGGTCCAACCAATCATGATTTCCTAACTAACTTACTAGGCTGCATACTTTCTTTCATACAAATGGACATTACGTTAAATGTTAGGAATATAAATGCATGAGGAGCGTTGCAAGTTATCTTACATATGTTAAATGCACACAGGAACTTCATAATCTTGAGAACTCTATGGTCAACCACTTCACACTTGATCTTGACTATCTTAAGGTGTTCTGAAATTGCAGTTGATCTCTTCATCGAACTGACACGTAGTATGATTTCCACTTTATGTTTAAACCACTGCAGAGAACAACCGAGCATGATCAACTGTCAACTAATAACTCTACAAACTAGCAGTTCAGCATTTGTAAAGTGCATACCATGTTGTGGAGTTCAAAAGTGAGCTTCTCTAGAACACGTGAGTGTTCAAAAATGCACGCTAGTGCATGGAAATCATCAGGCACATACCAGTAGCCATTCAGCAACAAGGTCTTTAGATTTGTAAACACAGGGCACCATCTCAAATCTCTTTTAAAAATAAACTGCACAAAGTGCAAACAACATAGATCAAATAATCAACACTCTGAACATATTTGATTCATAAccatagttggccatgcagcccgagcccgtcggCCTGGCCCAAGGCCTGttttttttggcccggcccaagcacggaCCGGCCCGGCGGCTAGCAGGCCCAGGCTGGCCCGGTCcggaggagcaggccgtgcctgggccttaccccaggcacgtgggctGGCACGACACGGCCTGCTACAGAGCAGCCGGCCCGCTAGCGGCCCGGCCTGCAGCCTCCCCGCGCCCCCTCCTCGTGGCCCGCATATATAAGCGGGGACTCGGCTCGGCTGCCTCCTCCCACGTCACCCCAAACCCTAAATTCTACCCGCGCGGATGCGgcgccctctctctccctcacgcgCCGTCGATCTCTCCCTcctccactctctctccctccggccctccctccactctctcccGGCGCAACAACGgcgcccctctccctccctctcgagCGGCCCCTGCAGCGGCGCTCCGCGGTGGAGCTCGCGTGGCCCCCCGCGGCGGAGCTCGCGCGGCCCCTGCAACGGCACTCTCACTAGGAAGCGGCGGGATCCGGTGCTCCCCTGCAGCTTTGATGCTCCCCTGCAAGCGGCCGGCGAGATCCGACCTGAGGAGTTGGCAGCACGGAGCAGGGCGGCTCTCCTCCAGCGCAAACGTCTCCGGGCAGGGGCGGCGAGGATCCAGCGTTGGACGGCGCGAATCTCCTCCTCCGTGGCGGATCCGCTCCCCgcgtcctccctccctcccttctccgGCGGATCCAGTGAACAacggcggcggatccggcacCGGTGCAACGGATCCGGCAAGTGGCGAGCGCGCTGGCTTCCTCCGGATCCGGCGTCGATCTCCTCGACGGCGAGCGACGTCGACCCCCTACACCTCTTGAGCGACATcgcccttcccctctctctctctctctctctctctcggcagCCACTGGGcctcgggctggcacggcctgtgAAATTGGCCGTGCTTCTCAGGCCGGCCCGGCACGAAAATCGGCCTATAGTGCCGTGCCTAGGCCGGAGGCCAGGCCCGTGGCCTTGTCAGGCACGGCCAGGGAGGCAcgtcgtgccgtgccggcccgaccccCATCGGGCCATGCTTTCACGGGCCCGTGCCAtgccgggccggcccggcccgttggccatctatattCATAACCATAGTCGGCGGCGcatgcaaaagaaaaagaagcaaCGTATATCAAATTTCAACTTGACGACACCTAATACAAAAAAAGGGTTAAAGATGAAACTTTAAAGTAAAACTATACCACGTCAGATGCAGATTTCAACACCAAGCTCTTAGCCTCCGATAAACCTCTTAGAAGCACACAGTTGATACTGGCATTAGCTGTGCTATCAGAACTATCACAAGATTCACAATCACAAGTCCAAAAGTAATTTGCATTAGTGCAGCGGTCCCTACACGCCCCTGTTATTTTGAcggatgactcaagtaatgaggGGATCCCCTCAACAATGGGAGTCCTCCCTCCAAAATGCTCAAGGCGCAGTGAGGCAACATTTGGGGTGTAAATGTTGATGCGAGAATCAGAGCTGCCTATGGAAAAAATGATGATAAGATGTTTCAGGGACTCGTACACAATCTTGTTGACCGATGACAACTCACAATCCATGAGCTTTAGATGATCCAAGGATGGACAGTTTGTAAAGTTAAAGTGTGGACCTGTACACCAGCGAGCTCCAGCCTCCTCAGGTGCTGGGAGATGAGAGGCAGGTTGTCTAGTGGAAGAAAGGGCTCATCCTGACTGCGTACAAACATAGAGAGGCTGAGAACATGAACTTTGCACATCACAACATGCTGGAACCAGAGGTTTACGTGGGACACATCATCATGGCTGCTGAGCTAAGCATTGAACGCGAAATAGCATTTCTCGAGGGGTGAGTCTCTGCAGAGGAGCAGCAGATGGTTCACCAAGCTCCGGAGAACCTCCACAGGCTCCGGTTGATCTGGGTCGACGGACCCCACCCATAGGCCCGTGGCGGATTTCCAGAGGTGGCGCCATCTGCGGGCAAGGACGCTAGTGCGGACGGCCTCCTCAGATGGCAAGATGCCAAGGATGTGTTCAAGGACTCCATCAGGCAGGGATTCAATGCCCCTGCTACCACCAGCGGTCTGCAGCACCGCTCCCTTGGCCGTTTTCCCTTGAGGCATTTTGCCGAACAGCAACCGGGCCTTGGCACTGCGGGACAAGATACGGTCAGAAGAAGAGGATCAGTTATGCTAGGAGATTTACATTTTTACCATTATTAAGATTGGCACTCGTCGGAATATCACTCCTAGGATGACACTTACAACTTTACCAGATGAGAGAAGTTTTTGTTTTAGATTTACCATATTTGCGCATGTGGCATGCCACGCCAGCTCGACACGCTGGCGCCTAGTCAGCATAGGCACGTCAAATGTCCTTGCTGCCCCTGCCTGGCTCCTCTCTCCCCCTCTCCGACAACCAAGTCCCGCAACTCCTATCGCTGCCAGGTGAGCCCTACTCGTCAGCTTCGTCTTCCACCTCCAGCACCTAGACCCAACCGGTGGCCTCGGATCTAGAGATTCCGCAGACACACATGAGTGCCTGCCAGTGCCACCCACACACACCTTCATGTACCGTACTAGGAGTAGTACACTTTGCAATGTCAGGCTTGTCAGCAGCTCAGTTATGCTTTGGGAGTGAAGCACAGTGTCAAGTGTAGTGCTTGCTGTCTGGCGACTTGGCAGGTGGTCGGAGAGCAG
This sequence is a window from Miscanthus floridulus cultivar M001 chromosome 10, ASM1932011v1, whole genome shotgun sequence. Protein-coding genes within it:
- the LOC136489981 gene encoding uncharacterized protein, which translates into the protein MDCELSSVNKIVYESLKHLIIIFSIGSSDSRINIYTPNVASLRLEHFGGRTPIVEGIPSLLESSVKITGACRDRCTNANYFWTCDCESCDSSDSTANASINCVLLRGLSEAKSLVLKSASDVFIFKRDLRWCPVFTNLKTLLLNGYWYVPDDFHALACIFEHSRVLEKLTFELHNMWFKHKVEIILRVSSMKRSTAISEHLKIVKIKCEVVDHRVLKIMKFLCAFNICFSLDEMKTLE